From one Treponema denticola genomic stretch:
- the sbcD gene encoding exonuclease subunit SbcD produces MKILHTADLHLGKSLYESPQIERQKKMLDDIHKILLKDDYAALIIAGDIYDRSIPPAEYVALFDSFLSAVHKDCPNTAVFIIPGNHDSAERLSFGSKILSSSNIHIAAGIGKLCSPIIIAQNGEKVQFFLMPFLHLGSFSEENSELKLTSQSEMAQEASRRLKEAVDPSMPSVLAAHIFTINGESSSSERAFLGTAEYVSPALFDFFTYTALGHLHKMQKVTDRMYYSGAPLTYAFDECSTEKVVLSVDIDCKTQGFPVRVEKIPISPLRKMNRLEGSFFDFFNTDKFDAYKDDFLEINLTGSAVIQSPMSLLQQKFPYLLNLHQEAVAAELKDEEQIHILKKNIEDEDVIFENFMLFEKAIDEEPSAKKQELFKSLCREQFT; encoded by the coding sequence ATGAAAATTTTGCATACCGCCGATCTGCATTTGGGGAAAAGCCTATATGAATCTCCCCAGATAGAAAGACAGAAAAAAATGCTCGATGATATTCATAAAATTCTTCTAAAAGACGATTATGCAGCCCTTATTATTGCAGGCGATATCTACGACCGTTCTATTCCTCCTGCAGAATATGTAGCTCTCTTCGATTCATTTTTATCCGCCGTCCATAAGGATTGTCCCAATACAGCCGTGTTTATCATACCCGGAAACCATGACTCCGCCGAAAGGCTCTCCTTCGGCTCCAAAATTTTAAGCTCGAGTAATATCCACATTGCTGCAGGCATCGGCAAATTATGCTCGCCTATCATTATAGCACAAAATGGAGAAAAAGTTCAATTTTTTTTAATGCCTTTTTTACATTTAGGCTCATTTTCCGAAGAAAATTCGGAGTTAAAGTTGACATCTCAGTCCGAGATGGCTCAAGAAGCCTCCCGCCGTTTAAAAGAGGCTGTAGACCCCTCAATGCCTTCGGTCTTGGCAGCCCATATTTTTACCATAAACGGAGAAAGCTCCTCCTCTGAAAGAGCTTTTTTAGGCACTGCGGAATATGTTTCGCCCGCTCTATTCGATTTTTTTACCTATACGGCCTTGGGACACTTGCACAAAATGCAGAAAGTTACCGACAGAATGTACTATTCCGGAGCCCCCCTTACATACGCCTTTGATGAATGTTCAACCGAAAAAGTTGTCCTATCCGTAGATATAGACTGTAAAACGCAAGGCTTCCCGGTAAGGGTCGAAAAAATTCCGATTAGCCCATTGCGGAAGATGAACCGTTTAGAGGGCAGCTTTTTCGACTTTTTTAATACGGATAAATTCGATGCATATAAAGACGATTTTTTAGAAATAAATCTTACAGGTTCTGCCGTTATTCAAAGCCCTATGAGCCTTTTGCAGCAAAAATTTCCCTATCTTTTAAACCTGCATCAAGAAGCCGTCGCCGCCGAATTAAAAGACGAGGAGCAAATTCATATATTAAAAAAGAACATTGAAGACGAAGATGTCATCTTCGAAAACTTTATGCTTTTTGAAAAGGCCATAGACGAAGAGCCCTCCGCAAAAAAACAAGAGCTTTTCAAAAGCCTTTGCAGAGAGCAGTTTACATAA
- a CDS encoding AAA family ATPase, with translation MKPEILKLTNIGPFRGTHTIDFSLMDSIFLVCGKTGAGKTTIFDAISYAFYSKPLGSRSQITRSLRSQFASETETAEVELIFTMGPAKYRIFRRLPFLRPGKKNESPEESALAQWDGKTWKDLSSTNKRDTDKKILNIINLNEKEFARIVLLPQGEFAAFLRENSSQKKETLEELFPISRYTKIMENLKEREKAESYKIKNTQDALEALGKEFDADSYPSKKESFEKEIELIKKNYNKISKKIEEKISEKEQAKVLKEKKEELITIKTRLENLNAHKEEIGLMEEAVEKARRASSLAVLADSVSKLKNNIAEYKDDIEKKIKDLNAVTQVLDSLKVQEKEIEAEKENNTALKQSLDRLKRAAEVYKEIEERSYEKKGLSLQKKENTEKLAQTEKNIQELKDKVSEYLEIISELDNRKEMAETSSQKLSYLKRLFDIAVKKEKTSKLYTTHKAAAEKNYNDLQLILKDIEIEKELFEKLKKEKKDLEINAEASALAVHLKDGEPCPVCGSIHHPSPAVENTESIFSLDEKIQKCERSIEKFNHDKENFSNSLTARNKDADWHKEQLAELDRSFFNLNEEFKNASFIFKEMPSEKTIEDILPQAGKEAEKDSLLFKEAQTANTSKINLEQKLSSIQTQKEALTEALTNIKIKESELNTILHEKKKQYDDAFKSIPSDIQKENIDDTIEGCNEMIFASDRKISGYEERLKENNDRHTSIKAGLIQRQEQLAKWEKSLLEEEENLKDSFERKGFSSLKELLDSILLEEKIADFEETITKFKEEKITLEHSAAGLEKDIEGKTFIQPEKLEDEIIILQKNLDEEQDRLAEIKSALDKLKDLFERRQSLLNELKQRAEDAQLITELSLSLNGSNKYKLKFDIWMLSAFLREIIVYANTRLERMSGGRYILKLSKELSGNNLSGLDMEIYDAYTGGIRPTASLSGGETFMVSISLALGLADSIQTRSGGIRLDSMFIDEGFGSLDEASLENAISILDEVRGNRMVGIISHVSELKNRIPQKIEIEKTANGSTIKIRG, from the coding sequence TTGAAGCCTGAAATTTTAAAACTAACCAATATAGGCCCCTTTCGAGGAACTCACACAATAGATTTTAGCCTCATGGATTCTATTTTTTTGGTATGCGGAAAAACCGGTGCCGGAAAAACAACTATCTTCGATGCAATCTCTTATGCCTTTTATTCAAAGCCTTTGGGGAGCCGCTCCCAAATTACCCGCAGCCTCCGAAGTCAGTTTGCCTCCGAAACGGAAACGGCCGAGGTTGAGCTTATCTTTACTATGGGACCTGCCAAATACAGGATTTTTAGAAGGCTCCCTTTTTTACGCCCGGGAAAGAAAAACGAAAGCCCTGAAGAATCGGCCCTAGCCCAATGGGACGGCAAAACTTGGAAAGATTTAAGCTCTACAAATAAGCGGGACACGGATAAAAAAATATTGAACATAATAAACCTAAACGAAAAAGAATTTGCCCGCATTGTCCTCCTCCCTCAAGGCGAATTCGCCGCTTTTTTACGCGAAAACTCAAGCCAAAAAAAAGAAACCCTTGAAGAGCTTTTTCCGATTTCACGCTACACCAAAATAATGGAAAATCTAAAGGAAAGAGAAAAAGCGGAGTCCTATAAAATAAAAAACACGCAAGATGCCCTTGAAGCCCTCGGAAAAGAATTCGATGCCGATTCCTATCCTTCAAAAAAAGAAAGTTTTGAAAAAGAGATAGAACTTATCAAAAAAAATTATAACAAAATATCAAAAAAAATCGAGGAAAAAATCTCCGAAAAAGAACAGGCAAAGGTTCTCAAAGAAAAAAAAGAAGAACTTATAACAATAAAAACAAGGCTCGAAAATCTTAATGCCCATAAAGAAGAAATAGGCCTAATGGAAGAAGCTGTCGAAAAAGCCCGCAGAGCATCCTCTCTTGCAGTGCTTGCCGATTCCGTAAGCAAACTGAAAAACAACATAGCCGAATATAAAGACGACATCGAAAAAAAGATAAAGGATTTAAATGCCGTAACCCAAGTTTTGGATTCTCTTAAAGTGCAAGAAAAAGAAATCGAAGCCGAAAAAGAAAACAATACGGCCCTAAAGCAAAGTCTCGACCGCCTCAAAAGGGCTGCCGAGGTATACAAAGAAATAGAAGAACGCTCTTATGAAAAAAAAGGTCTTTCTTTACAAAAAAAAGAAAATACCGAAAAACTTGCTCAAACCGAAAAAAATATTCAAGAACTAAAGGACAAAGTTTCGGAATACCTTGAAATAATCAGCGAACTCGATAACAGAAAAGAAATGGCTGAAACCTCAAGCCAAAAACTTTCTTACCTAAAAAGACTTTTTGATATTGCCGTAAAAAAAGAAAAAACCTCAAAGCTCTACACAACCCATAAGGCGGCCGCCGAAAAAAACTACAACGATTTACAGTTAATTTTAAAGGACATCGAAATCGAAAAAGAGCTTTTTGAAAAACTTAAAAAAGAAAAAAAAGATTTGGAAATAAATGCAGAAGCCTCAGCCCTTGCCGTTCACTTAAAAGACGGAGAGCCATGCCCTGTCTGCGGCTCAATCCATCACCCTTCCCCCGCCGTCGAAAATACGGAAAGTATTTTTTCGCTGGACGAAAAAATACAAAAATGCGAACGCAGCATCGAAAAGTTTAATCACGATAAGGAGAACTTCAGCAACAGCCTCACAGCCCGCAATAAAGATGCGGACTGGCACAAGGAGCAGCTGGCAGAGCTTGACCGATCTTTTTTCAATCTGAATGAAGAATTTAAAAACGCTTCCTTTATTTTTAAAGAGATGCCCTCAGAAAAAACAATAGAAGACATCCTTCCGCAAGCCGGAAAGGAAGCCGAAAAAGACTCCCTTCTTTTTAAAGAAGCCCAAACCGCAAATACTTCAAAAATAAATTTGGAGCAAAAGCTTTCTTCTATCCAAACCCAAAAAGAAGCTCTAACGGAAGCTCTTACAAATATCAAGATAAAAGAAAGCGAGTTAAACACAATCCTCCATGAAAAGAAAAAGCAATATGATGATGCCTTTAAATCTATCCCCTCCGATATCCAAAAAGAAAATATAGATGACACTATCGAGGGCTGTAATGAAATGATTTTTGCCTCCGACCGCAAAATAAGCGGTTATGAGGAAAGGCTCAAAGAAAACAATGACCGCCATACAAGCATAAAGGCGGGGCTTATTCAAAGACAGGAACAGTTGGCCAAATGGGAAAAATCTTTATTGGAAGAAGAAGAAAATTTAAAAGATTCTTTTGAGCGTAAAGGATTTTCCTCCTTAAAAGAGCTTTTAGATTCTATTTTACTTGAAGAAAAAATCGCCGATTTTGAAGAAACCATAACAAAATTTAAAGAAGAAAAAATTACCTTGGAACATTCCGCTGCCGGCCTCGAAAAAGATATTGAAGGCAAAACTTTTATTCAACCCGAAAAGCTTGAAGACGAAATTATAATCTTGCAAAAAAATCTTGATGAAGAACAAGACCGCCTTGCAGAAATAAAAAGCGCCCTCGACAAGCTCAAAGACCTTTTTGAAAGACGACAGAGCCTTTTAAACGAATTAAAACAAAGAGCCGAAGATGCTCAACTTATAACCGAGCTTTCTTTAAGTTTAAACGGCAGCAATAAATACAAACTGAAATTCGATATTTGGATGCTCTCGGCCTTTTTACGCGAAATAATCGTCTATGCCAACACCCGCCTTGAACGCATGAGCGGCGGACGCTATATCTTAAAGTTGAGCAAGGAGCTTTCGGGCAACAATCTTTCAGGATTGGACATGGAAATTTATGATGCCTATACGGGCGGCATCCGTCCCACAGCCAGCCTTTCGGGAGGAGAAACCTTTATGGTTTCCATAAGCTTAGCCCTCGGTCTTGCCGACTCCATTCAAACAAGAAGCGGAGGCATAAGATTGGATTCAATGTTTATAGATGAGGGCTTCGGCAGCCTCGATGAAGCAAGCCTTGAAAACGCCATAAGTATTCTCGATGAGGTAAGGGGTAACCGCATGGTCGGGATAATTTCCCATGTCAGCGAGCTAAAAAACCGCATCCCCCAAAAAATCGAAATAGAAAAAACCGCCAACGGCTCAACAATAAAGATAAGAGGTTAA